The Platichthys flesus chromosome 10, fPlaFle2.1, whole genome shotgun sequence genome includes a window with the following:
- the LOC133962230 gene encoding SH2 domain-containing adapter protein F-like has translation MAKWLKDYLNFGSRRDPPQPPRPDYTESEILRAYRAQKELDFEDPYQHSDKERQNGGFSSCSATMSLPSFPAFGSVLPNGVEVKVVSPKHRLIKVDSQEFGRCKIPLSPVLAQEEPVVPSAPAASDSDTDYSDPFDARPDPRVRSTWEPKPAPTDCCSYMEPFEAQRIISELQHGGMTNRSGSGDPGQLYDNPYEERTLHHHRAAPPAQQQTLKVEGGLGLIDSRESRLPQDDERPADEYDQPWEWKKDNISKALAVQFEGAERERSRAQTEQTRLTKTGTTSTSAEASTLRLAGDTPPLLGERVDPFLHLERQVWYHGALSRSEAETLLTLCKESSYLVRNSQSCRNDYSLSLRSCKGFMHMKFTQSGDGRYVLGENSPPFSTIPEVIHHYTTHKLPIRGAEHMSLLYPVIVQTL, from the exons ATGGCAAAGTGGCTGAAGGACTACCTCAACTTCGGCAGCAGGCGTGACCCTCCACAGCCCCCGAGGCCAGATTACACAGAGAGTGAGATCTTGAGGGCTTACCGAGCTCAGAAGGAACTCGATTTCGAGGACCCATATCAGCACTCGGATAAGGAGCGGCAGAATGGCGGTTTCAGCTCCTGCAGTGCCACAATGAGCCTTCCCTCTTTCCCTGCGTTTGGTTCAGTGCTGCCGAATGGTGTGGAG GTGAAAGTGGTGTCTCCTAAACACAGACTCATTAAAGTGGACTCTCAGGAGTTTGGTCGCTGTAAAATCCCCTTGAGTCCTGTGTTGGCTCAAGAAGAACCA GTGGTTCCCTCTGCCCCAGCAGCTTCGGACAGTGACACAGACTACTCTGACCCGTTTGATGCCCGTCCAGACCCAAGAGTGAGATCAACCTGGGAGCCCAAACCTGCACCGACAGACTGCTGCAGCTACATGGAGCCATTTGAGGCCCAGCGGATCATCTCAG AACTGCAGCACGGCGGAATGACTAACAGATCAGGAAGTGGAGATCCTGGTCAGCTGTATGATAACCCATACGAGGAGAGGACTCTTCACCACCACCGTGCCGCTCCACCAGCACAACAGCAAACTCTGAAGGTTGAGGGCGGACTGGGCCTGATAGACAGCAGGGAGAGCCGGCTCCCACAGGACGATGAGCGGCCAGCTGATGAATATGACCAGCCCTGGGAATGGAAGAAGGACAACATCTCCAAAGCTTTAGCGG TTCAGTTTGAAGGGGCAGAAAGGGAGCGGTCgcgagctcagacagaacagacCAGGCTCACGAAGACGGGAACCACCTCTACCAGTGCCGAGGCCTCTACACTCCGTCTGGCTGGTGACACCCCTCCACTCCTGGGGGAGAGAGTGGATCCGTTTCTGCATCTGGAGAGACAAGT GTGGTACCATGGAGCCCTGAGCCGTTCGGAGGCAGAGACGCTGCTCACTCTGTGCAAAGAGAGCTCCTACCTGGTGAGGAACAGCCAGAGCTGCCGCAACGACTACTCGCTCTCACTCAG GAGCTGCAAAGGCTTCATGCACATGAAGTTCACTCAGTCTGGAGACGGGCGTTATGTGCTAGGGGAGAACAGCCCTCCCTTCTCCACCATCCCCGAGGTCATCCATCACTACACGACACACAAGCTGCCAATCCGAGGCGCAGAACACATGTCCCTACTGTATCCCGTCATCGTTCAAACCCTCTGA
- the yju2 gene encoding splicing factor YJU2, whose product MSERKVLNKYYPPDFDPAKIPKLKLPKDRQYVVRLMAPFNMRCKTCGEYIYKGKKFNARKETIINELYMGLPIFRFYIKCTRCLAEITFKTDPVNTDYAMEHGATRNFQAEKLIEEEVKRIQDEREEEELNNPMKVLENRTKDSKMEMEVIENLQELQELNQRQAQVDFEGMIGLYRDIEKRKVEQEKEEDELETRDMLQRALIKRLRDSDSDPDSEKEEAESSSSQSNKSSANKPTDILTASKPTETQGASAGVVKKAKIESWEQSVGTLGGVKSLGSLVVQRKPTAAVNKPSTAASSLKTDSLASKTAESTNASKPMITQKVSSSLSLLGAYSDSDSNDSD is encoded by the exons ATGTCTGAAAGAAAAGTGTTGAAC AAATACTACCCTCCAGATTTCGATCCGGCCAAAATCCCAAAGCTCAAACTTCCCAAGGATCGACAGTATGTGGTCAGATTGATGGCTCCATTCAATATGAG GTGTAAAACATGTGGCGAGTACATCTACAAGGGGAAGAAGTTCAATGCACGCAAAGAGACGATTATCAATGAGCTGTACATGGGACTGCCCATCTTCCGTTTCTACATCAAATGCACTCGATGTCTTGCTGAGATTACGTTTAAG ACTGATCCAGTAAACACAGATTATGCAATGGAGCATGGTGCGACACGAAACTTCCAAGCAGAGAAACTAattgaggaggaggtgaagagaatccaggatgagagagaagaggaggaactcAACAACCCCATGAAG GTGTTGGAGAACCGCACAAAGGATTCcaagatggagatggaggttATAGAGAatcttcaggagcttcaggagctgaACCAGAGGCAGGCTCAGGTGGACTTCGAGGGAATGATCGGCCTGTACAGAGATATTGAAAAGAGGAAGGTCGaacaggagaaagaagaggatgagctGGAAACCAG GGACATGTTGCAACGAGCCCTCATAAAAAGACTGAGGGATTCTGACTCTGACCCGGACTCGGagaaagaagaagcagagagcagcagctcccaGTCAAACAAGTCAAGCGcgaacaaaccaacagacatcCTCACGGCTAGcaaacccacagagacacag GGAGCCTCAGCCGGAGTAGTGAAGAAGGCCAAGATTGAGAGCTGGGAGCAGAGTGTGGGGACACTGGGTGGTGTAAAATCTCTGGGGTCCCTGGTGGTGCAAAGGAAACCAACCGCAGCTGTCAACAAACCAAGTACTGCTGCTTCATCTTTGAAAACAG ATTCACTGGCATCAAAGACGGCCGAGTCCACAAATGCTTCAAAGCCCATGATCACTCAAAAGGTCTCCTCGTCTCTCAGCCTGCTGGGCGCGTATTCAGACAGTGACAGCAATGATAGCGACTGA
- the kcnk10b gene encoding potassium channel subfamily K member 10b, which yields MKFPIENPRKQVNWDPEEVAVQTNLVPPKKAQPGLVKSTLVQASVATMQNPMGCDPKTNGHCPLPRLSISSRSASVVASMDASCDGTAAALHSVMKWKTVLAVFIVVVLYLVCGGLAFKALEMPFERHQKTSITLEKASFLRRHSCVAPHELESIIKHAIDAVNAGVSPIGDTSYNSSYWDMGSAFFFAGTVITTIGYGNIAPSTEGGKIFCILYAIFGIPLFGFLLAGIGDQLGTIFVKSILRVERIFRQKHKQISQTKIRVTSTILFILAGCIVFVTIPAFFFKHIEGWTTLDAIYFVVITLTTIGIGDYVAGGDRKIDYKQWYKPLVWFWILVGLAYFAAVLSMIGDWLRVLSKKTKEEVGEIKAHAAEWKANVRAEFRETRRRLSVEIHDKLQRAATIRSMERRQLGLEQRALSLDMLSPEKRAMFASLDAGRFKTSSQESIDTKLNNLRLKGACEHYDHQGSGQTPQTASSSEENLVNLRFGSLTKLGRRNKSRELRSNITEDVRRASVGINTGSAMLGEERTEEEEEEDGEPHEENGEGKEGNVSMTNLSRYVMERAKLNEFIPAQAKHRENDEGGNGRAPQV from the exons ATGAAATTTCCAATAGAAAACCCGAGAAAACAAGTTAACTGGGACCCGGAAGAAG TGGCGGTCCAGACCAACTTGGTCCCCCCAAAAAAGGCCCAGCCTGGCTTGGTGAAGTCCACTCTAGTCCAGGCCAGTGTGGCCACCATGCAGAATCCAATGGGCTGCGACCCGAAGACCAACGGCCACTGTCCACTGCCGCGTCTGTCCATCTCATCGCGCTCCGCCAGCGTGGTGGCCAGCATGGATGCCAGCTGCGATGGCACGGCCGCAGCCCTCCACTCAGTGATGAAGTGGAAGACGGTGCTGGCAGTGTTCATCGTGGTCGTTCTCTACCTGGTCTGCGGCGGCCTGGCCTTCAAGGCGCTGGAGATGCCGTTTGAGAGACACCAGAAGACGAGCATCACCCTGGAGAAGGCTTCGTTCCTGCGGAGACACTCCTGTGTTGCTCCTCACGAGCTGGAGTCCATCATCAAG CATGCCATAGATGCGGTGAATGCAGGAGTGAGTCCCATCGGAGACACATCCTATAATTCCAGTTACTGGGACATGGGCAGTGCCTTCTTCTTTGCTGGAACGGTCATCACAACCATAG GTTATGGAAACATAGCTCCGAGCACGGAAGGAGGGAAAATCTTCTGCATTCTTTATGCCATATTTGGCATTCCCCTGTTTGGCTTCTTGTTGGCGGGGATCGGGGACCAGCTCGGGACCATCTTTGTGAAAAGCATCTTGAGAGTGGAGCGGATATTCAGG caaaaacacaaacagatcagTCAGACCAAGATCAGAGTGACCTccaccatcctcttcatcctggcCGGCTGCATCGTCTTCGTCACTATCCCAGCTTTCTTCTTCAAACACATCGAGGGCTGGACCACGCTGGATGCCATCTACTTTGTGGTGATCACTCTCACCACGATTGGAATAGGAGACTATGTGGCAG GTGGAGACCGCAAGATCGACTACAAGCAGTGGTACAAGCCGCTGGTGTGGTTCTGGATCTTGGTGGGCTTGGCGTACTTTGCGGCCGTCCTCAGCATGATTGGAGACTGGCTTCGAGTGCTGTCTAAAAAGACCAAAGAGGAG GTCGGGGAGATTAAAGCTCATGCGGCTGAGTGGAAGGCAAATGTACGAGCCGAGTTCCGTGAAACGCGGCGGCGCCTGAGCGTTGAGATCCATGACAAGCTCCAGCGAGCCGCCACCATCCGCAGCATGGAGCGCCGGCAGCTCGGCCTGGAGCAGCGAGCGCTCTCTCTTGACATGCTGTCTCCGGAGAAGCGCGCCATGTTCGCCAGCCTGGACGCCGGCCGCTTCAAGACTTCATCCCAGGAGAGCATCGACACCAAGCTCAACAACCTGAGGCTGAAGGGGGCCTGTGAGCATTACGACCATCAGGGCAGCGGGCAGACACCGCAGACGGCGTCTTCCTCGGAGGAGAACCTCGTCAACCTACGCTTCGGCTCCCTCACCAAACTGGGAAGACGAAACAAGAGCCGGGAGCTTCGGAGCAACATCACCGAAGATGTTCGCCGGGCGAGCGTAGGCATAAACACTGGCAGTGCCATGCtgggggaggagaggacggaggaggaggaggaggaagacggggaGCCACATGAGGAAAACGGagaggggaaagagggaaaCGTCAGCATGACCAACCTGTCGCGCTACGTGATGGAGCGCGCCAAGCTCAATGAGTTCATACCAGCACAGGCCAAACACAGGGAGAACGACGAGGGGGGGAATGGACGAGCACCTCAGgtgtag
- the LOC133962286 gene encoding psychosine receptor-like, translating to MDNFTLVANHSDCTTPDIAFGWRSFLFFYIAIIITAIPSNAFSLYVSWQHIRQKNELGVYLFNLALSDLTFTVGLSLWLDYLWQGVWAHGRNVCLLSVYSLFTNFYTSDAFLCCVAIDRYLAVVHPLKCASLRRVGPAAALSVAIWVLVICFNVATITWEDSYLPNNKSSVCFDTFLPLSENMARTNVLRFFLGFVVPVLLVVFSTWGICTAVKSNKATEEQERKRISRLLKVVLLCLLFCFGPIHIMMLLRALVDHCSYVAWFIYPYKMSLAISTLNCLADPLLYCFITRTGQKNVNQVMLFFQGKKRSKHEGVV from the coding sequence ATGGACAACTTCACCTTGGTCGCCAATCACTCAGACTGTACCACGCCCGACATCGCATTCGGGTGGAGGTCGTTCCTATTTTTCTACATtgccatcatcatcaccgccaTCCCGTCCAACGCCTTCTCCCTCTACGTGTCATGGCAGCACATTAGACAGAAGAATGAGCTCGGTGTGTACCTGTTCAACCTGGCCCTGAGCGACCTGACCTTCACTGTGGGTTTGTCTCTGTGGCTGGACTACCTGTGGCAGGGAGTCTGGGCCCACGGGCGTAACGTGTGTTTGCTCTCCGTCTACTCTCTCTTCACCAACTTCTACACCAGCGACGCTTTCCTCTGCTGCGTCGCCATCGACCGCTACCTGGCAGTGGTCCACCCGCTGAAGTGTGCATCCTTGAGGAGAGTTGGCCCTGCAGCAGCGTTGAGCGTTGCCATTTGGGTGCTGGTGATCTGTTTCAATGTCGCCACCATCACGTGGGAGGACTCGTACCTGCCGAACAACAAGTCTTCCGTGTGCTTTGACACCTTCCTCCCGCTCTCAGAGAATATGGCTCGCACAAACGTGCTGCGCTTCTTCCTGGGGTTTGTGGTTCCTGTTCTCCTGGTGGTGTTCTCCACCTGGGGGATCTGCACGGCGGTGAAGTCCAACAAGGCCACAGAGGAACAGGAGCGTAAACGGATTTCCAGGCTGCTGAAAGTGGTTCTACTCTGCCTCTTGTTCTGCTTTGGACCCATCCACATCATGATGCTGCTCCGAGCGCTGGTGGATCACTGCTCTTATGTCGCCTGGTTCATCTATCCCTACAAAATGAGCCTTGCCATCTCCACGCTCAACTGCCTGGCAGACCCACTGCTCTACTGCTTCATTACCAGGACAGGACAGAAGAACGTTAATCAGGTCATGCTCTTCTTCCAGGGAAAGAAGAGAAGCAAACATGAGGGTGTAGTGTAG